The following are encoded together in the Streptomyces sp. NBC_00341 genome:
- a CDS encoding sensor histidine kinase yields the protein MSMGIGRPPGNRKQIAIKSLWIGVWLAFMSAPIKDLADGTHTPWATALGTLGLVVFVGCYLLLVFRPSPRMLSPVQVRIALTFLSALAVTLSLTLGSSWLVLFVYVSVSAGAALPLRTARWLIPAATAVLVAIGLTGGHPREIITALVFPALLGGFSMTGIRQMILTTIQLREARATVAQLAANEERLRLARDLHDLLGHSLSLITLKSELAGRMLPDHPEQAAAQVADIEQVSRQALVDVRSAVTGYRRPTLPGELAGARTALAAAGITAAIPAEPPEDLPEKPEEVLAWALREAVTNVVRHSGARSCEVTLAPRQTLDGRVLELTVSDDGRGASGTAVGNGLTGIAERLATVDGTLTTRATDPRSGKGFTITLSVPVESDLGFPE from the coding sequence CCATGGGTATCGGACGCCCGCCGGGGAACCGCAAGCAGATAGCGATCAAGAGCCTCTGGATCGGCGTCTGGCTCGCCTTCATGAGCGCTCCGATCAAGGATCTCGCCGACGGCACCCACACCCCGTGGGCGACCGCGCTCGGCACCCTCGGACTGGTGGTCTTCGTCGGCTGCTACCTGCTCCTCGTCTTCCGCCCCTCACCGAGGATGCTCAGCCCGGTACAGGTCCGGATCGCGCTCACCTTCCTGAGCGCCCTCGCGGTCACGCTGTCCCTGACGCTCGGCAGCTCGTGGCTGGTCCTGTTCGTGTACGTCTCGGTCTCCGCGGGGGCCGCGCTGCCCCTGCGGACCGCCCGCTGGCTGATCCCCGCGGCCACCGCCGTGCTCGTCGCCATCGGTCTCACCGGCGGCCACCCCCGCGAGATCATCACGGCGCTGGTCTTCCCGGCGCTGCTCGGCGGATTCTCGATGACGGGCATCCGGCAGATGATCCTCACCACCATCCAGCTCCGCGAGGCCCGCGCCACCGTCGCCCAGCTCGCCGCGAACGAGGAACGGCTGCGGCTCGCCAGGGACCTGCACGACCTGCTCGGCCACTCCCTCTCGCTGATCACCCTCAAGAGCGAACTGGCCGGGCGGATGCTCCCCGACCACCCGGAGCAGGCGGCCGCTCAGGTCGCGGACATCGAACAGGTCAGCCGGCAGGCCCTGGTGGACGTGCGCAGCGCGGTCACCGGCTACCGCCGCCCGACCCTCCCCGGTGAACTGGCCGGTGCCCGGACCGCGCTCGCCGCCGCCGGGATCACCGCCGCCATTCCGGCCGAGCCGCCCGAGGACCTCCCCGAGAAGCCGGAGGAGGTGCTTGCCTGGGCCCTGCGGGAAGCCGTCACCAACGTCGTACGCCACAGCGGTGCCCGCAGCTGCGAGGTGACCCTCGCCCCGCGCCAGACCCTGGACGGGCGGGTCCTCGAACTCACCGTTTCCGACGACGGCCGCGGCGCCTCCGGTACGGCAGTCGGCAACGGCCTCACCGGCATCGCGGAGCGCCTCGCCACCGTCGACGGGACGCTGACCACCCGGGCCACCGACCCCCGTTCCGGGAAGGGCTTCACCATCACCCTCAGCGTGCCGGTCGAATCGGACCTAGGATTCCCGGAATGA
- a CDS encoding response regulator transcription factor, with protein MSMIRLLLAEDQSMVREALAALLGLEPDIEVVAQVARGDEVLAAAREHRVDVALLDIEMPGMTGIEAAAELHRELPGVKVVVVTTFGRPGYLRRAMESGADAFLVKDAPASQLAAVVRKVLAGERVIDPTLAAAALADGASPLTDREREVLRTAADGSTNAEIAAVLHLSQGTVRNYLSTAIQKLAARNRAEAVRMAREKGWL; from the coding sequence ATGAGCATGATCAGACTCCTCCTCGCCGAGGACCAGTCAATGGTGCGCGAAGCCCTGGCGGCGCTCCTCGGCCTGGAACCCGACATCGAGGTCGTCGCGCAGGTCGCCCGCGGTGACGAGGTGCTTGCCGCGGCCCGGGAACACCGGGTCGACGTGGCCCTCCTGGACATCGAGATGCCCGGCATGACGGGCATCGAGGCGGCGGCCGAGCTGCACCGCGAACTCCCCGGCGTGAAGGTCGTCGTCGTCACCACCTTCGGCCGGCCCGGCTACCTCCGCCGCGCGATGGAGTCGGGCGCCGACGCGTTCCTGGTGAAGGACGCCCCGGCGTCCCAGCTCGCGGCAGTGGTACGCAAGGTGCTCGCCGGCGAGCGCGTCATCGACCCGACCCTCGCGGCCGCCGCCCTCGCGGACGGGGCCAGCCCGCTGACCGACCGGGAGCGCGAGGTACTGCGCACGGCGGCGGACGGTTCCACCAACGCGGAGATCGCCGCGGTGCTGCACCTGTCCCAGGGCACGGTCCGCAACTACCTCTCCACGGCGATCCAGAAGCTGGCGGCGCGCAACCGTGCGGAGGCGGTCCGGATGGCACGGGAGAAGGGGTGGCTCTGA
- a CDS encoding response regulator transcription factor encodes MSDQDATAPPPVRVLLADDQPLVRAALRMVIADLPDIEVAGEAGTGDEAVLLTEQLAPDVVVMDIRMPGLNGIEATERITAGSGGTHVLVLTTFDDDDYIYGALRAGAAGFLVKDMALDDILAAVRVVAAGDALIAPSVTRRLIKEFAGRPASASPSRPLTAITDREREVLVLVGSGLSNAEIAERLFISVATAKTYLTRLLAKLDARDRVQLVIIAYEAGLVSPGR; translated from the coding sequence ATGAGCGACCAGGACGCGACGGCCCCGCCCCCGGTCCGGGTGCTGCTCGCCGACGACCAGCCACTGGTCCGGGCCGCCCTGCGCATGGTGATCGCCGACCTCCCGGACATCGAGGTGGCGGGCGAGGCGGGCACCGGCGACGAGGCGGTGCTCCTGACCGAACAACTGGCCCCGGACGTCGTCGTGATGGACATCCGGATGCCGGGGCTCAACGGCATCGAGGCCACCGAGCGGATCACGGCGGGGAGCGGCGGCACGCATGTGCTGGTCCTGACGACGTTCGACGACGACGACTACATCTACGGGGCGCTGCGCGCCGGGGCGGCCGGGTTCCTGGTCAAGGACATGGCGCTGGACGACATCCTGGCGGCGGTCCGGGTAGTGGCGGCCGGCGATGCCCTGATCGCGCCGAGCGTGACCCGACGGCTGATCAAGGAATTCGCGGGCCGTCCCGCCTCCGCCTCGCCGTCGCGGCCACTCACCGCGATCACCGACCGGGAGCGCGAGGTGCTGGTGCTGGTCGGCAGCGGGCTGTCGAACGCGGAGATCGCGGAGCGGCTGTTCATCAGTGTCGCCACCGCGAAGACCTATCTGACCCGGCTGCTCGCCAAGCTCGACGCGCGGGACCGGGTCCAGCTGGTCATCATCGCGTACGAGGCGGGGCTGGTGTCACCTGGCCGGTGA
- a CDS encoding sensor histidine kinase — protein MSPSLSVPLLKRVPPGWWVGMAWYTGVLLTFLVRVRLPGEFEPSVRPGMLLYRWDGLLTQLLATALAAGGCLVMERRPLTGLALVLGAATTATFSLSVGEIPLAQFLAADVALYFITASRSRRTGLVALLMALGVVAGFLAVRLLAGWHVGTSAELVVALTAIVAWLVGGSTYETRRHGEKLAARAADQAVITERLRIAREMHDMVAHSVGIIALQAGAAARVVHTQPDAAREAMHAVETAGRETLSGLRRMLGALRQDVSAPEEPGREAVPLHPTEGLADIDRLARATTAAGVRVDVRWQGARRPLPPDIDLSAFRIIQESVTNVVRHAATGSCWVSVEYGREELAIEVADGGRGLGKVADGGFGLIGMRERVALLHGEFTAAPRPEGGFRVTARLPVPEEYAA, from the coding sequence ATGTCCCCCTCACTCTCCGTTCCCCTGCTCAAGCGCGTACCGCCGGGTTGGTGGGTGGGCATGGCCTGGTACACGGGCGTGCTGCTCACGTTCCTCGTGCGGGTGCGGCTGCCCGGGGAGTTCGAGCCTTCCGTCCGGCCCGGGATGCTGCTCTACCGGTGGGACGGTCTGCTGACCCAGCTGCTCGCCACGGCCCTGGCCGCGGGCGGCTGTCTGGTGATGGAGCGGCGCCCGCTGACCGGCCTGGCGCTGGTGCTGGGCGCCGCGACGACCGCCACGTTCTCGCTGAGCGTGGGGGAGATACCGCTCGCCCAGTTCCTGGCCGCCGATGTGGCGCTGTACTTCATCACCGCCTCCCGGTCGCGCCGGACCGGTCTCGTCGCCCTCCTGATGGCGCTGGGCGTCGTCGCCGGATTCCTGGCTGTCCGGCTGCTGGCCGGGTGGCACGTCGGTACGTCGGCGGAGCTCGTCGTCGCGCTGACCGCGATCGTCGCCTGGCTGGTGGGCGGCTCGACGTACGAGACCCGCCGGCACGGCGAGAAGCTGGCCGCGCGGGCCGCCGACCAGGCGGTCATAACGGAACGGCTGCGCATCGCCCGCGAGATGCACGACATGGTCGCGCACAGCGTCGGCATCATCGCCCTGCAGGCGGGAGCGGCGGCCCGGGTCGTGCACACCCAGCCGGATGCCGCCCGCGAGGCGATGCACGCGGTGGAGACGGCCGGCCGGGAGACGCTGTCGGGGCTGCGCCGGATGCTCGGTGCGCTGCGGCAGGACGTGTCGGCGCCCGAGGAGCCGGGGCGGGAGGCGGTGCCGCTGCACCCCACGGAGGGGCTCGCGGACATCGACCGGCTGGCGAGGGCCACCACCGCGGCCGGGGTCCGGGTCGATGTCCGGTGGCAGGGCGCGCGGCGGCCGTTGCCCCCGGACATCGACCTGTCGGCGTTCCGCATCATCCAGGAGTCGGTGACCAACGTGGTCCGGCACGCGGCCACCGGTTCCTGCTGGGTGTCCGTCGAGTACGGCCGCGAGGAGCTCGCCATTGAGGTCGCGGACGGCGGCCGGGGCCTCGGCAAGGTCGCGGACGGCGGGTTCGGACTGATCGGCATGCGGGAGCGGGTCGCCCTGCTGCACGGCGAGTTCACCGCCGCACCGCGTCCGGAGGGCGGTTTCCGGGTGACGGCCCGGCTTCCGGTACCCGAGGAGTACGCGGCATGA
- a CDS encoding ABC transporter ATP-binding protein, protein MIEVNGLTKRYGAATAVKDLTFTVRPGEVTGFLGPNGAGKTTTLRMLLGLVEPTAGTATLRGRPFRDHPRGLRHVGALLDAGDVHGGRTAHAHLAMLARSNAIPRARVDGLLQEVGLAGAARRRIGGFSLGMRQRLGIATALLGDPPVLLFDEPLNGLDPEGVLWVRGLFRRLAAEGRTVFVSSHLMTEMEHTADRLVVIGRGELIAAESLSAFAARGTRLSVTVGTPDTAALTPLLTAEGASVERDGDRLTVTGLTATRIGELAFRHRVMLHELTTSGASLEEAFMELTADSVDYLAGDPR, encoded by the coding sequence GTGATCGAAGTCAACGGGCTGACCAAGCGATACGGCGCGGCAACCGCCGTCAAGGACCTCACCTTCACCGTACGGCCGGGCGAAGTCACCGGCTTCCTCGGACCGAACGGGGCCGGCAAGACCACCACCCTGCGCATGCTTCTGGGTCTCGTCGAACCCACCGCCGGAACGGCCACCCTCCGGGGCCGGCCGTTCCGCGACCATCCGCGCGGACTGCGCCACGTCGGCGCCCTGCTCGATGCGGGCGACGTCCACGGCGGCCGCACCGCCCACGCCCATCTCGCCATGCTGGCCCGGAGCAACGCCATCCCGCGCGCCCGGGTGGACGGACTGCTTCAGGAAGTGGGCCTCGCCGGAGCCGCCCGTCGACGCATAGGCGGCTTCTCGCTCGGGATGCGCCAGCGGCTGGGCATCGCCACCGCACTGCTCGGCGACCCGCCGGTCCTGCTCTTCGACGAACCGCTCAACGGCCTCGATCCGGAAGGAGTTCTCTGGGTGCGCGGGCTCTTCCGGCGGCTGGCGGCCGAGGGCCGTACGGTATTTGTCTCCAGCCACCTGATGACCGAGATGGAGCACACCGCCGACCGGCTCGTCGTCATCGGGCGCGGCGAACTCATCGCCGCCGAGAGCCTCTCCGCGTTCGCCGCCCGGGGCACCCGGCTGAGCGTGACCGTGGGCACGCCCGACACCGCCGCCCTCACCCCGCTGCTCACCGCCGAGGGCGCCTCGGTGGAACGGGACGGCGACCGGCTCACGGTGACCGGCCTGACCGCCACCCGGATCGGTGAACTGGCCTTCCGGCACCGCGTGATGCTGCACGAACTCACCACGTCAGGCGCTTCGTTGGAGGAAGCGTTCATGGAGCTCACCGCGGACAGTGTCGACTACCTCGCAGGAGACCCCCGATGA
- a CDS encoding ABC transporter permease subunit, with translation MTTVTTAPAGHETHDEPHARFGDLLAAEWLKTWSLRSTPWLYVVTALAVIAFNAGTAYDHYKYWYQYDAQSRTSFIANGIPLVDAFTANSAMVLVLALAAIGAVSITGEYGTGLIRTTFTAVPARRSVMAAKALVLAAITTVFGALVAAASFASTQAILSGRDASVPLGHPDALRVIVASALLAPVAALAGLAIGSVIRHTGGSIVGCVVVLLLLPIVLSSRRHLTAVLQHTLPFSAWERLTSTQTQRSNELFPWGTGGAWAVYALWALAAGVLTVVSVHRRDQ, from the coding sequence ATGACCACGGTGACGACCGCCCCCGCGGGCCACGAGACACACGACGAGCCCCACGCACGTTTCGGTGATCTGCTGGCCGCCGAGTGGCTCAAGACGTGGTCGCTGCGCTCGACCCCCTGGCTGTACGTGGTCACCGCCCTGGCCGTCATCGCGTTCAACGCCGGTACGGCGTACGACCACTACAAGTACTGGTACCAGTACGACGCGCAGAGCCGTACCTCGTTCATCGCCAACGGCATCCCGCTCGTCGACGCCTTCACCGCGAACTCCGCCATGGTGCTGGTCCTGGCCCTGGCCGCGATCGGCGCCGTGTCGATCACCGGCGAGTACGGCACCGGACTGATCCGCACCACGTTCACCGCCGTCCCCGCCAGGCGTTCGGTGATGGCCGCCAAGGCACTCGTCCTCGCGGCGATCACCACTGTCTTCGGCGCACTCGTCGCCGCCGCCTCGTTCGCCTCGACCCAGGCGATCCTCTCCGGCCGCGACGCCTCGGTGCCCCTCGGCCATCCGGATGCCCTACGCGTCATCGTGGCCTCCGCGCTGCTCGCGCCGGTTGCCGCGCTCGCCGGACTGGCGATCGGCTCGGTGATCCGGCATACCGGGGGCTCCATAGTCGGCTGCGTGGTGGTGCTGCTCCTGCTTCCCATAGTCCTGAGCTCCCGCCGCCACCTGACGGCGGTGCTCCAGCACACCCTGCCCTTCAGTGCGTGGGAGCGCTTGACGAGCACGCAGACGCAGCGCTCCAACGAACTCTTCCCGTGGGGGACCGGCGGAGCCTGGGCGGTCTACGCTCTCTGGGCACTGGCGGCAGGCGTACTGACGGTGGTCTCGGTGCACCGCCGGGACCAGTGA
- a CDS encoding alpha-amylase family protein, which translates to MSSRAARATLAGLLAAAGITALAPWTSQATPPGERTVTATLFEWKYDAVARACTDSLGPAGYGFVEVSPASEHIQGDQWWTSYQPVSYRIAGRLGDRDAFTSMVESCHSAGVKVVADAVINHMSSGSGTGTGGTAYTKYDYPGFFQDQDFHACRKDISNYGDRADVQNCELVGLADLDTGSDAVRTTIAGYLSDLRGMGVDGFRIDAAKHMAADDIAAIKGKMADPGFWVTEVIYGGGEAVQPDEYTGVGDVDEFRYGGHLKSAFQGGGITGLKDIADGKLPSANARTFVDNWDTERNGSTLTYKDGAAYTLANVFMLASPYGSPNVFSGYEWSDKDAGPPNGGAAACGSDGWTCTHAQTAITGMVGFHNATEGAQLTDWWDNGSSAIAFGRGDKGFVAINIGDDALQQTFTTSLAAGTYCNVAQAAPDACDGHTVEVGDDGTVTAAVPAKGALALHA; encoded by the coding sequence ATGAGTTCCCGCGCCGCTCGCGCGACACTGGCCGGACTGCTCGCAGCCGCCGGTATCACCGCCCTCGCCCCCTGGACCTCCCAGGCGACCCCACCGGGCGAAAGGACCGTCACCGCGACCTTGTTCGAGTGGAAGTACGACGCGGTGGCCCGTGCCTGTACCGACTCGCTCGGTCCGGCCGGCTACGGCTTCGTCGAGGTCTCGCCCGCGTCCGAGCACATCCAGGGCGACCAGTGGTGGACCTCGTACCAGCCCGTCAGTTACAGGATCGCCGGTCGCCTCGGTGACCGCGACGCCTTCACGTCGATGGTGGAGAGCTGCCATTCGGCAGGGGTGAAGGTCGTCGCGGACGCCGTCATCAACCACATGTCGTCCGGCTCCGGCACCGGGACCGGCGGGACGGCGTACACGAAGTACGACTACCCCGGTTTTTTCCAGGACCAGGACTTCCACGCCTGCCGCAAGGACATCAGCAACTACGGAGACCGCGCCGACGTCCAGAACTGCGAACTGGTCGGTCTGGCCGACCTCGACACCGGCAGCGACGCCGTCCGTACGACGATCGCCGGCTACCTCTCCGACCTGCGCGGCATGGGCGTCGACGGCTTCCGCATCGACGCCGCCAAGCACATGGCGGCGGATGACATCGCCGCCATCAAGGGCAAGATGGCCGACCCGGGCTTCTGGGTCACCGAGGTCATCTACGGCGGCGGCGAGGCCGTGCAGCCCGACGAGTACACGGGCGTGGGTGATGTCGACGAGTTCCGCTACGGCGGCCACCTCAAGAGCGCCTTCCAGGGTGGCGGTATCACCGGCCTGAAGGACATAGCCGACGGCAAGCTGCCGAGCGCGAACGCCCGAACGTTCGTCGACAACTGGGACACCGAGCGCAACGGCTCCACGCTGACGTACAAGGACGGCGCGGCCTACACCCTGGCCAACGTCTTCATGCTGGCCTCGCCCTACGGCTCCCCGAACGTCTTCTCCGGCTACGAGTGGTCGGACAAGGACGCCGGCCCGCCCAACGGCGGCGCGGCGGCCTGCGGCAGCGACGGCTGGACCTGCACGCACGCACAGACCGCCATCACCGGCATGGTCGGCTTCCACAACGCCACCGAGGGCGCCCAGCTGACCGACTGGTGGGACAACGGCTCGTCGGCCATCGCCTTCGGCCGCGGTGACAAGGGCTTCGTGGCCATCAACATCGGCGACGACGCCCTCCAGCAGACGTTCACCACCTCGCTGGCCGCGGGCACCTATTGCAACGTGGCCCAGGCCGCCCCGGACGCCTGCGACGGCCACACCGTGGAGGTCGGTGACGACGGCACCGTGACGGCGGCCGTCCCGGCGAAGGGCGCGCTGGCCCTGCATGCCTGA
- a CDS encoding Ig-like domain-containing protein, which produces MRRGKGVIGIALLVSAVLAGTSACGGKGSASADSGDWKGGSSGGASASAHPSPSHTHPSGPPMLLETIAPLDKATVGVAMPVSVIFTNPVATSARSNIEKHLKISASVPTTGAWHWMGDKRVDWRPQNYWKSGTKVRIDADLKDVSNGSGRYGTHGYTHSFTIGDDVRADASVTGHTMKVTRNGAAVRTLSINAGSAQYPTWNGTMAVIDKQEKVHMTSCSVGISCNKGDANYYDLTLPWDIHLTQSGTYVHFSTGDTNPGSGSALGSHGCVHLSLADAKWFYGQVKQGDPITVTGSPRAKASADNGYASFNLSWSQWLDGSASGAKTTAAL; this is translated from the coding sequence ATGCGGCGGGGCAAGGGCGTTATAGGGATCGCGTTGCTGGTGAGCGCGGTACTCGCGGGAACGAGCGCTTGCGGTGGCAAGGGATCGGCCTCGGCCGACTCCGGAGACTGGAAGGGCGGCTCCTCCGGCGGGGCGTCCGCGAGCGCGCACCCGTCGCCGTCGCACACGCATCCCTCGGGTCCGCCGATGCTGCTGGAGACGATCGCGCCACTGGATAAGGCAACGGTCGGCGTCGCCATGCCGGTCTCCGTGATCTTCACCAACCCGGTGGCGACCTCGGCCCGTTCGAACATCGAGAAGCACCTCAAGATCTCCGCGTCCGTCCCCACGACCGGTGCCTGGCACTGGATGGGTGACAAGCGGGTCGACTGGCGTCCGCAGAACTACTGGAAGTCCGGCACCAAGGTGCGCATCGACGCCGACCTGAAGGACGTCTCCAACGGCAGCGGCCGCTACGGCACGCACGGCTACACCCACTCCTTCACCATCGGCGACGACGTCCGGGCCGACGCCTCGGTCACCGGTCACACCATGAAGGTCACCCGTAACGGCGCCGCTGTCCGCACACTCTCCATCAACGCGGGCAGCGCCCAGTACCCGACCTGGAACGGCACCATGGCAGTGATCGACAAGCAGGAGAAGGTCCACATGACGTCCTGCAGCGTCGGCATCAGCTGCAACAAGGGCGATGCGAACTATTACGACCTGACCCTCCCCTGGGACATCCACCTCACCCAGTCGGGCACCTACGTCCACTTCTCCACCGGTGACACCAACCCGGGCAGCGGCAGCGCCCTCGGCTCGCACGGCTGCGTGCACCTCTCGCTGGCCGACGCGAAGTGGTTCTACGGCCAGGTGAAGCAGGGCGACCCCATCACGGTCACCGGCTCCCCGCGCGCCAAGGCGTCCGCCGACAACGGCTACGCGTCCTTCAACCTGTCGTGGTCCCAGTGGCTGGACGGAAGCGCGAGCGGCGCGAAGACCACAGCCGCGCTGTAG
- the rph gene encoding rifamycin-inactivating phosphotransferase has product MTDSCVLDLHDVDETRTEAVGGKGAHLGSLSRIEGIRVPDGFCVTTDAFRRIIAQAPSLDARLDQLSRLDPDDREAVRTLSAEIRRTIEEIPVPDDLATEITRALGRLGAGAACAVRSSATAEDLPTASFAGQQDTYLNVVGPAEVLRHVSRCWASLFTERAVIYRRRNGIDHRTVRMAVVVQRMVLPDASGILFTADPVTGNRKTATVDAGFGLGEALVSGLVNPDVFTVRHGEVVARTIAAKQRAIHALPGGGTREVEIDPRQQERPALTDEQAVRLVDLGRRIEAHFGRPQDIEWCLADDDFQIVQSRPITTLFPIPEAGDQEHHIYVSVGHQQMMTDPMKPLGYSMWQLTAMVAMHEAGGRLFVDVTQRLASPESRAALLDVMGKGDPLVRDALETVLDRDGLLPPAPDAAPGSPPAPDAAPGGPSAHGDAVPDGPEPGIVPELIERSRGSVAALERDIRTKSGPALFDFLLEAFEEHRRVLGDPLNFRAIMAGMEATWWLNDQLLEWLGEKNAADTLTLSAPGNITSEMGLALLDVADVVRPRPEVVAFLRDAESVDDAVFLDELAKVPGGPEARDAIEGYLGRYGMRCAGEIDITRPRWSECPTTLAPAILDNVRNFGPGAAEQRFEQGRQRALHKEQDVLTRLRALPDGDRKADEAKRMIDRVRAFIGYREYPKYGIVSRYFVYKQALMAEAERLVRAGVLAEKEDAFYLTFQELRDVVRSDEADHRLIGERKDAYRSYLALTPPRVLTSDGEAVSGAYRRDDVPDGALAGLPVSVGTVEGRARVVLDMAQADLEAGDILVTAFTDPSWSTLFVGIAGLVTEVGGLMTHGAVIAREYGLPAVVGVAGATRLIRDGQRIRVHGTDGYIELLP; this is encoded by the coding sequence ATGACCGATAGTTGCGTGCTGGATCTTCATGACGTCGACGAGACGCGGACCGAGGCCGTCGGCGGCAAGGGCGCGCATCTGGGCTCGCTGTCGCGGATCGAGGGCATCCGGGTGCCGGACGGTTTCTGCGTGACGACGGACGCCTTCCGGCGGATCATCGCGCAGGCACCGTCGCTCGACGCCCGGCTCGATCAGCTGTCGCGCCTGGACCCGGACGACCGGGAGGCGGTCCGCACGCTCAGTGCGGAGATCCGCCGCACCATCGAGGAGATCCCCGTCCCGGACGATCTCGCGACGGAGATCACCCGCGCGCTCGGTCGGCTCGGTGCGGGGGCCGCCTGCGCTGTCCGGTCCAGCGCGACGGCAGAGGACCTGCCGACGGCCTCGTTCGCCGGCCAGCAGGACACGTATCTGAACGTCGTGGGGCCGGCGGAGGTCCTCCGGCACGTCAGCCGGTGCTGGGCCTCGCTGTTCACCGAGCGGGCCGTCATCTACCGCCGGCGGAACGGCATCGACCACCGCACGGTCCGGATGGCCGTGGTCGTACAGCGGATGGTCCTCCCGGACGCGTCCGGCATCCTGTTCACGGCCGACCCCGTCACCGGCAACCGGAAGACGGCCACGGTGGACGCCGGCTTCGGCCTCGGTGAGGCCCTGGTCTCCGGCCTGGTGAACCCGGACGTCTTCACGGTGCGGCACGGCGAGGTCGTCGCCAGGACGATCGCCGCCAAACAGCGCGCCATCCACGCCCTGCCCGGTGGCGGTACGAGGGAAGTGGAGATCGACCCCCGGCAGCAGGAGCGGCCCGCGCTGACGGATGAGCAGGCCGTGCGGCTCGTAGACCTCGGGCGACGGATCGAAGCGCACTTCGGCCGCCCGCAGGACATCGAATGGTGCCTGGCGGACGACGACTTCCAGATCGTTCAGAGCCGGCCCATCACGACGCTGTTCCCCATTCCCGAGGCCGGTGACCAGGAGCATCACATCTACGTCTCCGTCGGTCATCAGCAGATGATGACCGACCCCATGAAGCCCCTGGGGTACTCCATGTGGCAGCTGACGGCCATGGTCGCGATGCACGAGGCGGGCGGGAGGCTGTTCGTCGACGTCACCCAGCGCCTCGCCTCACCCGAGAGCCGCGCCGCCCTGCTGGACGTCATGGGGAAGGGCGACCCGCTGGTCAGGGACGCCCTGGAGACCGTCCTCGACCGCGACGGCCTGCTCCCGCCGGCCCCGGACGCGGCTCCCGGCAGTCCGCCGGCCCCGGACGCGGCTCCCGGCGGCCCTTCGGCGCACGGGGACGCCGTCCCGGACGGGCCGGAGCCGGGCATCGTCCCCGAGCTGATCGAGCGCAGCCGGGGATCCGTCGCCGCCCTGGAGCGCGACATCCGGACGAAGAGCGGACCGGCGCTGTTCGACTTCCTGCTGGAGGCCTTCGAGGAGCACCGACGAGTCCTCGGGGACCCGCTGAACTTCCGGGCGATCATGGCGGGGATGGAGGCCACATGGTGGCTCAACGACCAGCTGCTGGAGTGGCTGGGCGAGAAGAACGCGGCTGACACCCTGACGCTGTCCGCCCCCGGCAACATCACGTCGGAGATGGGACTGGCGCTGCTCGACGTCGCGGACGTGGTCCGCCCCCGCCCTGAGGTCGTGGCGTTCCTGCGGGACGCGGAGTCCGTCGACGACGCGGTCTTCCTGGACGAACTGGCGAAGGTCCCGGGCGGCCCCGAAGCGCGCGACGCCATCGAGGGCTACCTCGGCCGGTACGGCATGCGCTGTGCCGGCGAGATCGACATCACGCGGCCGCGGTGGAGCGAGTGCCCCACCACCCTCGCACCGGCGATCCTCGACAACGTCCGGAACTTCGGCCCTGGCGCCGCCGAACAGCGCTTCGAGCAGGGGCGGCAGAGGGCGCTGCACAAGGAGCAGGACGTGCTGACCCGGCTGCGGGCCCTGCCCGACGGAGACCGGAAGGCCGACGAGGCCAAGCGGATGATCGACCGGGTCAGGGCCTTCATCGGGTACCGGGAGTACCCGAAGTACGGCATCGTCAGCCGCTACTTCGTCTACAAGCAGGCCCTGATGGCGGAGGCCGAGCGCCTCGTGCGGGCCGGGGTGCTCGCCGAGAAGGAGGACGCCTTCTACCTGACGTTCCAGGAACTCCGCGACGTCGTGCGCTCCGACGAGGCCGATCACCGGCTCATCGGGGAGCGCAAGGACGCGTACCGCTCGTACCTGGCGCTCACCCCGCCGCGGGTGCTCACGTCGGACGGTGAGGCGGTCAGCGGGGCGTACCGGCGCGACGACGTGCCGGACGGCGCCCTGGCGGGTCTGCCGGTGTCCGTCGGGACCGTCGAGGGCCGGGCCCGCGTCGTGCTCGACATGGCGCAGGCCGATCTCGAAGCGGGCGACATCCTGGTCACGGCCTTCACGGACCCCAGTTGGTCGACGCTGTTCGTCGGCATCGCGGGCCTGGTGACGGAGGTCGGCGGCCTGATGACGCACGGTGCGGTGATCGCCCGGGAGTACGGACTGCCGGCCGTCGTGGGCGTGGCGGGGGCCACCCGGCTGATCAGGGACGGTCAGCGGATCCGCGTGCACGGAACCGACGGGTACATCGAACTCCTGCCCTGA